The Alosa sapidissima isolate fAloSap1 chromosome 6, fAloSap1.pri, whole genome shotgun sequence genome window below encodes:
- the rbm25b gene encoding RNA-binding protein 25b, with protein sequence MSFPPHLNRPQIGIPPLPPGIPPPQFAGFPPAGPPVTPMIPVHMGIMTQTPTVLVPTSVSVVSKPPVPKKDLPLPRPKEPEEMGGPTTTVFVGNISERASDMLIRQLLSKCGLVLSWKRVQGASGKLQAFGFCEYKEPESTLRALRLLHDLQIGDKKLLVKVDAKTKAQLDEFKAKKKSTNGTAKTGDTGDDEEEVLDEETKRRDQIVKVAIDGLIREYAKDLNAPSQDEESLRRKKKKEKKEEEDINTIDIEEDKRDLISREINKFRDTHKKLEEEKGKREKERQELERDRREREKERERERERWEREKERERERERERETARERERDRERERERDRDKERDRDRDRDRERERERERDWDKERSRDRSLDRSHSREQSRDRDREKKRDPKEDEEEAYERRKLERKLREKEAAYQERLKNWEIRERKKARDHAKEVEREEERRREMAKEGKRLKEFLEDYDDERDDPKYFRGSALQKRLRDREKEVELDERDRKREKEELEEIRQRLLAEGHPDPDAELRRMEEEAERLRQPPPKLEVEEPPRERERERERERDRERERDRERDRERDRERERERERERERDRHDRHERHRGGGDVPMPMSDDDDVEEGEELDDEGGDDRSEAKPYLKPTLRPITAAPSVSSASGGATPNTPGDESPCGIIIPHENSPPEGPPQEEHRPKIGLSLKLGATSSPSQPNVVKRKKLQDSVFNRFDDEEADEGPKKRKLVPLDYDDDKSQGLDGLGLGSGKGANTEEKRKHIKSLIEKIPTGKPELFNYELDWSIVDTSLMERRIRPWINKKIIEYIGEEEATLVDFVCSKVMAHSTPQGILDDVAMVLDEEAEVFVVKMWRLLIYETEAKKIGLVK encoded by the exons ATGTCCTTCCCCCCACACCTCAATCGGCCCCAGATCGGCATTCCCCCTCTGCCCCCTGGCATCCCACCGCCACAGTTTGCAGGGTTCCCTCCAGCTGGGCCCCCTG TGACCCCAATGATACCGGTGCACATGGGCATCATGACACAAACCCCTACA GTGCTGGTGCCCACCTCGGTTTCTGTGGTCAGTAAGCCTCCTGTTCCCAAGAAGGACCTGCCCTTGCCGCGCCCAAAAGAGCCAGAGGAGATGGGCGGCCCCACCACCACTGTGTTTGTGGGAAACATCTCGGAGAGGGCCTCCGATATGCTCATCCGACAGCTCCTCTCA aAATGTGGCCTGGTCCTCAGCTGGAAACGGGTACAAGGAGCCTCTGGGAAACTTCAAG CTTTTGGCTTCTGTGAGTATAAGGAGCCGGAGTCCACACTCAGGGCCCTACGACTCCTGCATGACCTGCAGATTGGAGACAAGAAGTTGCTGGTAAAGGTGGACGCCAAGACCAAAGCTCAGCTGGACGAGTTTAAGGCCAAGAAGAAGAGCACCAATGGG ACGGCTAAGACTGGCGACACAGGAGACGATGAAGAGGAGGTACTGGACGAGGAAACCAAGCGAAGGGATCAGATCGTCAAGGTAGCCATTGATGGCCTCATTCGGGAGTACGCCAAAGACCTCAATGCCCCGTCACAAGATGAAGAGTCTCTTCGGCGcaagaaaaagaaggagaagaaggaagAA GAGGACATCAATACCATTGACATCGAGGAAGATAAGAGAGACCTGATTTCCAGGGAGATCAACAAATTCCGCGACACACACAAG AAACTCGAGGAGGAGAAAGGCAAGCGGGAGAAGGAGCGGCAGGAGCTGGAGCGCGATCGGAGGGAACGGGAGAAGGAGCGGGAGCGGGAACGCGAGCGCTGGGAGCgcgagaaggagagggagcgcgagcgggagagggagagggagactgcgagagagcgcgagagagaccgggagagagagagggagcgcgaCAGAGACAAAGAGCGCGACCGCGACAGAGACCGTGATCGGGAGCGAGAACGTGAGCGGGAACGCGACTGGGACAAGGAGAGGAGCCGTGACCGGAGCCTCGACCGCAGTCATTCCAG AGAACAGAGCCGCGACCGCGACCGGGAGAAGAAGCGAGACCCCAAGGAGGATGAAGAAGAGGCGTACGAGCGCCGCAAGCTGGAGAGGAAGCTCAGGGAGAAGGAGGCCGCCTATCAGGAG CGGCTGAAGAACTGGGAGATCAGGGAGCGGAAGAAGGCCCGCGATCACGccaaggaggtggagagggaggaggaacgCCGCAGGGAAATG GCTAAAGAAGGCAAGCGGTTGAAGGAATTCCTAGAGGACTATGATGATGAGCGAGATGACCCCAAGTACTTCAG GGGCAGTGCGCTGCAGAAGCGTCTGCGTGACCGCGAGAAGGAGGTAGAATTGGACGAGCGAGACAGGaaaagggagaaggaggagctggaggagatccGACAGAGACTGCTGGCAGAGGGCCATCCAGACCCCGACGCCGAACTGCGCAGG atggaggaggaggcagagcgTCTGCGTCAGCCACCACCCAAACTTGAGGTTGAGGAGCCACCACGCGAACGCGAACGGGAACGTGAACGGGAACGAGACCGCGAACGGGAACGAGACCGCGAACGAGATCGGGAGCGAGATCGGGAGCGAGAACGGGAGCGAGAACGGGAACGAGAACGAGATCGTCATGATCGCCACGAGCGCCACAGAGGAGGCGGGGACGTCCCCATGCCCATGTCAGATGACGACGAcgtggaggaaggagaggagctGGATGACGAGGGTGGAGATGACCGCTCTGAGGCCAAGCCCTATCTGAAGCCCACGCTGCGGCCGATCACGGCGGCGCCATCAGTGTCGTCAGCCAGCGGGGGTGCCACGCCCAACACGCCCGGCGACGAGTCGCCCTGCGGCATAATCATCCCGCACGAGAACTCTCCACCCGAAGGCCCCCCTCAGGAGGAGCACCGGCCCAAGATCGGCCTCAGCCTCAAACTAG gTGCCACTAGCAGCCCCAGTCAGCCCAACGTGGTCAAGCGCAAGAAGCTCCAGGACAGCGTCTTCAACCGCTTTGACGACGAGGAGGCCGACGAGGGCCCCAAGAAGAGGAAGCTGGTGCCGCTCGACTATGACGACGACAAAAGCCAGGGCCTGGACGGCCTAGGGCTGGGCAGCGGAAAGGGCGCCAACACCGAGGAGAAACGGAAGCACATCAAGAGCCTGATCGAGAAGATCCCCACGGGCAAGCCCGAGCTCTTCAACTACGAGCTCGACTGGTCCATCGTCGACACG TCTTTGATGGAGAGACGCATTCGGCCATGGATAAACAAGAAGATCATTGAGTACATTGGCGAGGAGGAGGCTACGCTTGTTGACTTTGTGTGCTCAAAG GTCATGGCTCACAGCACTCCACAAGGCATCCTGGATGATGTTGCCATG GTGCTCGATGAAGAAGCTGAGGTGTTTGTTGTGAAAATGTGGCGGTTATTGATCTACGAGACCGAGGCCAAGAAGATCGGGCTGGTGAAATAG
- the eif2s1b gene encoding eukaryotic translation initiation factor 2 subunit 1b, with protein MPGLSCRFYQHRFPEVEDVVMVNVRSIAEMGAYVSLLEYNNIEGMILLSELSRRRIRSINKLIRIGRNECVVVIRVDKEKGYIDLSKRRVSPEEAIKCEDKFTKSKTVYSILRHVAEVLEYSKDEQLESLYQRTAWVFDEKYKKPGYGAYDVFKQAVSDPAILDGLDLTEEERKVLIDNINRRLTPQAVKIRADIEVACYGYEGIDAVKEALRAGLNCSTEAMPIKINLIAPPRYVMTTTTLERTEGLSVLNQAMAAIKERIEEKRGVFNIQMEPKVVTDTDETELQRQLERLERENAEVDGDDDAEEMEAKAED; from the exons ATGCCGGGGCTTAGTTGCAGGTTTTACCAGCACCGGTTCCCTGAGGTGGAGGATGTCGTGATGGTGAACGTGCGTTCCATCGCTGAGATGGGTGCCTATGTCAGCTTACTAGAGTACAACAATATTGAGGGCATGATTCTGCTCAGTGAACTGTCCCGTCGACGTATCCGTTCCATCAACAAACTCATCCGCATCGGTCGCAATGAGTGCGTGGTGGTCATCCGAGTGGACAAGGAGAAAG gctacattgacttGTCCAAGAGAAGAGTGTCACCAGAGGAAGCAATCAAGTGTGAGGACAAGTTTACCAAATCTAAGACA GTGTACAGCATCCTGCGGCACGTGGCGGAGGTTCTGGAGTACAGCAAGGACGAGCAGCTGGAGAGCCTGTACCAGAGAACCGCCTGGGTCTTTGACGAGAAGTACAAAAAACCTGGCTATGGTGCCTACGATGTCTTCAAGCAGGCTGTGTC GGACCCCGCAATCCTTGATGGACTGGACTTGacggaagaagagaggaaagttCTCATTGATAACATCAACAGGCGACTCACTCCCCAGGCTGTCAAAATCAGAGCAG ATATTGAAGTGGCATGTTACGGGTATGAGGGCATTGATGCAGTGAAGGAGGCTTTGAGAGCAGGACTCAACTGCTCCACAGAAGCCATGCCAATCAAG ATTAACCTGATTGCACCACCGCGGTATGTGATGACCACAACTACGCTGGAGCGCACGGAAGGTCTGTCTGTGCTCAACCAGGCCATGGCTGCCATCAAGGAGAGGATCGAGGAAAAGAGGGGCGTCTTCAACATTCAGATGGAG CCCAAGGTTGTGACTGATACAGACGAGACCGAGCTTCAGAGACAGCTGGAACGTCTGGAGAGGGAGAATGCAGAGGTGGACGGTGACGATGATGCAGAGGAGATGGAGGCGAAGGCTGAAGACTGA